In the Salvelinus fontinalis isolate EN_2023a chromosome 34, ASM2944872v1, whole genome shotgun sequence genome, one interval contains:
- the LOC129833609 gene encoding ATP-dependent Clp protease proteolytic subunit, mitochondrial-like translates to MLIRRVLQCGATALKPCRTIHHSAQWRSPLIPIVVEQTGRGERAYDIYSRLLRERIICVMGPIDDSVASLVIAQLLFLQSESNNKPIHMYINSPGGVVTAGLAIYDTMQYILNPISTWCVGQAASMGSLLLASGTAGMRHSLPNARIMVHQPSGGARGQATDIAIQAEEIMKLKKQINQLYAKHTGQLLTHIEGVIERDCYMSPIEAQDFGIIDRVLVHPPQAGQDDPELVQKEPPTAICPSPASQTSATEQSPPGTIPPSSYKPEP, encoded by the exons ATGCTTATACGA AGGGTGTTACAATGTGGAGCTACAGCTTTAAAGCCATGCAGGACCATTCACCACAGTGCTCAATGGAGGAGTCCTCTCATACCTATTGTTGTGGAGCAGACG GGTCGAGGAGAGCGGGCGTATGACATCTACTCTCGTCTTCTGAGGGAGAGGATCATTTGTGTAATGGGGCCG ATTGATGATTCTGTGGCCAGTCTGGTTATTGCTCAACTACTCTTTCTGCAGTCAGAGAGCAACAACAAACCCATCCACATGTACATCAACAGTCCTG GCGGTGTTGTGACGGCAGGCCTAGCCATCTACGACACCATGCAGTACATCCTCAACCCAATCTCCACGTGGTGTGTGGGCCAGGCGGCCAGCATGGGCAGTCTTCTCCTGGCTTCGGGCACGGCCGGCATGAGGCACTCCCTGCCCAACGCTCGCATCATGGTGCACCAGCCCTCTGGAGGAGCCAGG GGTCAGGCTACAGACATCGCCATTCAGGCTGAGGAGATCATGAAACTAAAGAAACAGATCAATCAACTCTACGCTAAACACACTGGCCAGCTGTTGACACATATAG AGGGTGTGATTGAGAGAGATTGTTACATGAGCCCCATTGAGGCACAGGACTTTGGGATCATCGACCGAGTGTTGGTGCATCCTCCCCAGGCGGGCCAGGACGACCCAGAGCTGGTCCAGAAGGAGCCCCCTACCGCCATCTGCCCCTCGCCAGCCTCCCAAACCTCTGCCACCGAGCAGAGCCCCCCCGGGACCATCCCCCCCTCCTCATACAAACCCGAACCCTGA
- the LOC129833608 gene encoding aldehyde dehydrogenase family 3 member B1-like, protein MASQSEVIDRLRATFRSGVTFPEQFRMTQLQSLLSLVEENEQLIQDALHKDLHKPKFETVLSEIQITLNDLYFAMENLRTWMQPEYNIGKNLATRMDDCFIRREPLGVVLIIGAWNYPLHLILLPLVAAIAAGNCAILKPSEICQATEQLLAELIPKYLSQDCYAVLCGGAEDTKSLLKNKFDHIFYTGSQVVARSILLAAAPHLTPVTLELGGKSPCFIYGHIDIQKAAKRLCWSKFFNTGQSCVAPDYVLCTAQTRDALLPALRETLRTFYGPDPGASLDMGRIVTPRHWRRLMDMLEKSKGKVVIGGESREEDRYIAPTVLVDVQESDALMQEEIFGPILPILTIESLEEGIDYINRQEKPLALYVFSDETSVVTTVLNNTSSGGFCGNDGIVHMALPGLPFGGVGASGMGSYHGRWGFETFSHRRGCMNRSWLLERVNVLRYPPYSDYNLGWLRWATTFKKNSWGGCSVM, encoded by the exons ATGGCCAGCCAGAGCGAGGTGATTGACAGGTTGAGAGCTACTTTCCGGTCAGGCGTGACCTTTCCAGAGCAGTTCCGTATGACCCAGCTCCAGAGCCTTCTCTCCCTGGTCGAAGAAAACGAGCAGCTGATACAAGATGCTCTCCACAAGGACCTCCATAAG cCCAAGTTTGAGACGGTCCTGTCAGAGATTCAGATAACCCTGAATGACCTGTACTTCGCCATGGAAAACCTCAGGACCTGGATGCAGCCGGAATACAACATTGGCAAGAATCTG GCCACTAGGATGGATGACTGTTTCATACGCAGGGAACCCTTGGGGGTAGTTTTAATCATCGGGGCGTGGAACTACCCTCTCCATCTTATTCTCTTACCTTTGGTTGCTGCAATTGCTGCAG GAAACTGTGCCATTCTGAAGCCGTCAGAGATCTGTCAGGCCACCGAGCAACTCCTGGCAGAACTCATCCCCAAATACCTGTCTCAG GACTGCTATGCAGTACTATGTGGTGGAGCAGAGGACACCAAGTCATTGCTGAAGAATAAATTTGACCACATCTTCTACACAG GTTCCCAGGTGGTGGCCCGCTCCATCCTGCTAGCGGCGGCGCCTCACCTGACCCCCGTCACCCTGGAGCTGGGTGGCAAGAGCCCCTGCTTCATCTATGGCCATATTGACATCCAGAAGGCCGCCAAGCGCCTGTGCTGGTCCAAGTTCTTCAACACTGGCCAGAGCTGTGTGGCACCCGACTACGTCCTCTGCACAGCCCAGACCCGGGATGCCCTGCTGCCCGCTCTCCGGGAGACCCTGCGGACCTTCTACGGGCCGGACCCCGGAGCGAGCCTGGACATGGGGCGCATAGTCACCCCACGCCACTGGAGACGCCTGATGGACATGCTGGAGAAGTCCAAGGGGAAGGTGGTGATCGGAGGGGAGAGCCGCGAGGAGGACAGGTATATTG CTCCCACAGTGCTGGTAGACGTACAGGAGTCTGATGCTCTAATGCAGGAGGAGATCTTTGGCCCCATCTTGCCCATCCTAACCATAGAGTCTCTGGAGGAGGGCATAGACTACATCAACCGCCAAGAGAAACCCCTGGCCCTCTACGTCTTCTCTGACGAGACCTCG gtggtgaccacagtGTTGAACAACACCAGTAGTGGTGGTTTCTGCGGCAATGATGGTATAGTACACATGGCCTTGCCAGGCCTGCCCTTTGGAGGAGTAG GTGCCAGTGGGATGGGTAGCTACCACGGCCGCTGGGGCTTTGAGACATTCAGCCACAGGCGGGGCTGTATGAACCGGAGCTGGTTGCTGGAGAGGGTCAACGTCCTGCGCTACCCGCCCTACAGCGACTACAACCTGGGCTGGTTGCGCTGGGCCACCACCTTCAAGAAGAACAGCTGGGGAGGCTGCTCAGTCATGTGA
- the LOC129833610 gene encoding guanine nucleotide-binding protein G(I)/G(S)/G(O) subunit gamma-5-like: MSNNSANSSNLVIAQKVVKQLRLEASVRRIKVSQAAADLKTFCLQNAHKDPLLMGVPSSDNPFRPPKSCALF, encoded by the exons ATGTCGAATAACAGCGCAAACAGCAGCAACTTGGTTATCGCTCAGAAGGTGGTAAAACAACTTCGGCTAGAGGCGAGTGTTCGCAGGATCAAG GTGTCCCAGGCAGCAGCGGACCTGAAGACCTTCTGCCTGCAGAACGCCCATAAAGACCCTCTCCTCATGGGGGTGCCCTCCAGCGACAACCCCTTCAGACCCCCCAAGTCCTGCGCCCTCTTCTGA